A window of the Mus musculus strain C57BL/6J chromosome 18, GRCm38.p6 C57BL/6J genome harbors these coding sequences:
- the Tpgs2 gene encoding tubulin polyglutamylase complex subunit 2 isoform b (isoform b is encoded by transcript variant 2): MISSWEQKNNCVMPEDVRNFYLMTNGFHMTWSVKLDEHIIPLGSMVINGISKLTQLIQSSVYSLPNAPTLADLEDDTQEGNEDHQLEKPHFDCRSAIFELDSCNGNGKVCLVYKNGKPGLAHDTEIWFLDRALYWHFLTDTFTAYYRLLITHLGLPQWQYAFTSYGISPQAKQWFSMYKPITYNTSLLTEESDNFVNKLDPSKVFKSKNKILIPKKKGPVPPASGQKGPGPLPPPTSKPTTGSGNPVRK, from the exons AAAAACAATTGTGTGATGCCTGAGGATGTGAGAAACTTCTACTTGATGACCAATGGTTTTCACATGACCTGGAGTGTGAAGCTAGATG AGCACATTATTCCACTGGGAAGCATGGTGATTAACGGCATTTCAAAACTGACTCAGCTCATCCAGTCTTCTGTGTACTCACTTCCTAATGCACCAACTCTGGCAGACCTAGAGGACGATACTCAAGAAG GAAATGAAGACCACCAGCTAGAGAAGCCTCACTTTGACTGTCGCAGTGCAATATTTGAGCTGGATTCATGCAATGGGAATGGGAAAGTTTGCCTCGTCTACAAAAATGGGAAAcctg GGTTAGCTCATGACACTGAGATATGGTTCCTGGACAGAGCATTATACTGGCACTTTCTCACGGATACCTTTACCGCCTATTACCGCCTGCTCATCACCCACCTGGGCCTGCCCCAGTGGCAGTATGCCTTTACCAGCTATGGCATTAGCCCACAGGCCAAG CAATGGTTCAGTATGTACAAACCCATCACCTACAACACAAGCCTGCTCACAGAAGAGTCCGACAACTTTGTGAACAAGCTAGACCCCAGCAAAGTGTTCAAGAGCAAGAACAAGATTTTAATCCCAAAAAAGAAAGGGCCTGTACCACCTGCCAGTGGTCAGAAAGGGCCTGGGCCCTTACCTCCTCCTACCTCTAAGCCTACCACAGGCTCTGGAAATCCTGTCCGAAAATAA
- the Tpgs2 gene encoding tubulin polyglutamylase complex subunit 2 isoform X1: MPSSGNEDHQLEKPHFDCRSAIFELDSCNGNGKVCLVYKNGKPGLAHDTEIWFLDRALYWHFLTDTFTAYYRLLITHLGLPQWQYAFTSYGISPQAKQWFSMYKPITYNTSLLTEESDNFVNKLDPSKVFKSKNKILIPKKKGPVPPASGQKGPGPLPPPTSKPTTGSGNPVRK; this comes from the exons atgccctcttctg GAAATGAAGACCACCAGCTAGAGAAGCCTCACTTTGACTGTCGCAGTGCAATATTTGAGCTGGATTCATGCAATGGGAATGGGAAAGTTTGCCTCGTCTACAAAAATGGGAAAcctg GGTTAGCTCATGACACTGAGATATGGTTCCTGGACAGAGCATTATACTGGCACTTTCTCACGGATACCTTTACCGCCTATTACCGCCTGCTCATCACCCACCTGGGCCTGCCCCAGTGGCAGTATGCCTTTACCAGCTATGGCATTAGCCCACAGGCCAAG CAATGGTTCAGTATGTACAAACCCATCACCTACAACACAAGCCTGCTCACAGAAGAGTCCGACAACTTTGTGAACAAGCTAGACCCCAGCAAAGTGTTCAAGAGCAAGAACAAGATTTTAATCCCAAAAAAGAAAGGGCCTGTACCACCTGCCAGTGGTCAGAAAGGGCCTGGGCCCTTACCTCCTCCTACCTCTAAGCCTACCACAGGCTCTGGAAATCCTGTCCGAAAATAA